In Kaistella faecalis, a genomic segment contains:
- the rodA gene encoding rod shape-determining protein RodA — MKWTEGLDKLSIFLYLAISLFAVANIYSVDEGLGTKQFIFFCISLFVGLIIFIMRTKFFENFASIIYVFGVLLLIGLFPFGTEILGQKNWYKFGGITMQPVEFAKIGVSLMLANYVSGPDFNLKIRKSLLTTLAIIGIPAVVVLMIPDVGSLLVFTAFFIALFREGLNGWVFGIGGILAAVFLAALAIDPLYLIIGIAVIYGLVILMNYYKIHWHVLSIAGIAGSFLILCGIAYGSPKALEKMPKHQRERIEVLYKGEKAFRDTSGYNLLYSKTAIGSGGFFGKGYKEGSVTQGKFVPEQETDYIFCTVGEEWGFFGASMLVIFYAIFIGRIYYLSERQKSAFNRVFGYCFASILLMHFAINLGMVMGLFPTVGIPLPYFSYGGSSLLAFSIMTFIFFKLNYTDRNSLV; from the coding sequence ATGAAGTGGACAGAAGGACTTGATAAACTGAGCATATTTCTGTATCTCGCTATTTCACTTTTTGCAGTGGCGAATATTTACAGTGTTGATGAAGGTTTAGGAACAAAACAATTTATATTTTTCTGTATCTCACTCTTCGTTGGGCTCATTATTTTTATCATGAGAACTAAGTTCTTTGAAAATTTTGCCAGCATCATCTATGTGTTTGGAGTGCTGTTACTGATTGGTCTTTTCCCCTTCGGAACTGAAATTTTGGGACAGAAGAACTGGTATAAATTCGGCGGTATTACAATGCAACCGGTAGAGTTTGCCAAGATTGGTGTCTCGCTGATGTTAGCAAATTATGTATCCGGGCCCGACTTTAATCTCAAAATCCGTAAATCACTGCTAACAACACTGGCCATTATCGGTATACCGGCGGTAGTGGTACTAATGATTCCCGACGTTGGCTCACTGCTCGTTTTTACTGCTTTTTTTATTGCTCTTTTCCGGGAAGGACTCAACGGATGGGTTTTCGGCATAGGCGGGATTCTGGCTGCGGTGTTTTTAGCTGCACTAGCAATCGATCCGCTATATTTGATTATTGGAATTGCTGTGATTTATGGTCTGGTAATTCTTATGAATTATTATAAAATCCACTGGCATGTTCTGTCTATTGCAGGCATAGCGGGCTCGTTCCTTATATTGTGCGGTATTGCTTACGGCTCACCAAAAGCGTTGGAAAAAATGCCGAAACACCAGCGGGAAAGAATTGAGGTTTTATATAAAGGCGAAAAAGCCTTCCGCGATACTTCCGGTTATAATTTACTTTACTCGAAAACAGCCATTGGCTCCGGAGGTTTTTTCGGTAAAGGATATAAGGAAGGGTCGGTGACTCAGGGGAAATTTGTTCCCGAACAGGAAACCGATTATATTTTCTGTACAGTTGGCGAGGAATGGGGCTTTTTCGGAGCTTCTATGCTGGTGATTTTCTATGCCATATTTATAGGCAGGATTTATTACTTATCTGAACGCCAGAAATCTGCTTTTAACCGCGTTTTCGGGTATTGTTTTGCTTCAATACTTTTAATGCACTTTGCGATAAACCTCGGAATGGTAATGGGTCTTTTCCCCACCGTTGGGATTCCTTTGCCATATTTCAGTTATGGCGGCAGCTCTCTGTTGGCTTTTTCGATTATGACATTCATCTTCTTTAAACTGAATTATACCGACAGAAACAGTCTGGTTTAA
- a CDS encoding penicillin-binding transpeptidase domain-containing protein has protein sequence MKSQYLKITVLLALLAIIFIARLAYLQLFTDRYALNAANTSIKTEYIIPQRGVIFDRNGKILVGNQPSYEISFTEALIKPDFDTLDFCNLMRISKPDFIKRIAAIKNEKYYSKLTPMTFMKNLSREEIARIQEIIFKYPAFSIVSRPQRQYEVSTSGNLLGYTNEVNDRDIKKDSLYYLPGDFIGKTGVEKSYEKDLRGEKGVQYIQKDIRLRSIGSYKNGTLDKDVVTGKDVTLTIDYDLQKMAEEMLVNKQGAIVALDPTNGEILVLATGPDIDPNLFTGPNKTKNLYRLQMDTVYNNRPTFDRSVQAAYPPGSTFKLLTAAAAMQMGVMDENTIFPCGGGFNYRGLRVKGHGGADPLVPAIQVSSNCYFSYAFIAIMNKYPGNPSKGVDEWKKIMSSFGLGEFLNNDIAVGSRGRIPSGAFYEKRSGGKKDWSSAYTMNGSIFNGMGQGDVLLTPLQMANATAAIVNKGWYYTPHIVKSIDGKPNPDPRFKVKHKTLVDPKHFAPIMKGMEAVVTGGTARSLKSNDFTMLAKTGTAQVPQGKDNSIFVLAAPAENPKIVIAAVMEHAGFGGTWAGPAATAIAEKYLTGELKREHLYNKLVNASFMPEYKRQWVVDLKRKGLYKEPNRDSMRIESIEDSLKFIKNDQIKARLIYKRDSLRARLKTQTVKK, from the coding sequence ATGAAATCACAGTATCTGAAAATCACCGTATTATTAGCGCTCCTTGCCATAATTTTTATAGCAAGGCTTGCTTATTTACAGCTTTTCACAGATCGCTACGCCTTAAATGCAGCCAATACTTCCATAAAAACAGAATATATAATTCCGCAACGCGGCGTAATTTTCGACAGGAACGGTAAGATATTAGTGGGCAACCAACCTTCTTATGAAATTTCCTTTACAGAAGCTTTAATAAAACCAGATTTCGACACGTTGGATTTCTGTAATTTAATGCGGATCAGCAAACCGGATTTTATTAAAAGAATAGCTGCCATCAAAAACGAAAAATACTATTCTAAGCTTACTCCCATGACTTTTATGAAAAATCTAAGCCGTGAAGAGATTGCCAGAATTCAGGAAATTATATTTAAATATCCTGCGTTCAGTATTGTGTCGAGACCTCAACGGCAGTACGAAGTTTCAACCTCCGGAAATCTTTTGGGCTATACTAATGAAGTAAATGATCGTGACATTAAGAAAGATTCTCTTTATTACCTTCCTGGAGATTTTATTGGAAAAACCGGTGTAGAAAAATCTTATGAAAAAGATTTAAGGGGGGAAAAGGGCGTACAGTATATCCAGAAAGACATTCGCCTGCGCAGCATAGGCTCTTATAAAAACGGAACTTTAGATAAAGATGTAGTTACAGGCAAAGATGTAACTCTGACTATTGACTACGATTTGCAGAAGATGGCCGAAGAAATGCTTGTAAACAAGCAGGGCGCTATTGTAGCATTGGATCCCACCAACGGAGAAATTCTGGTTCTTGCCACGGGTCCCGATATTGACCCTAATCTGTTCACCGGACCCAACAAAACAAAAAATCTGTACAGGCTCCAAATGGATACGGTATATAACAACCGGCCAACTTTTGACCGTTCCGTTCAGGCTGCATATCCTCCCGGTTCTACTTTTAAACTTCTAACTGCCGCTGCAGCGATGCAGATGGGCGTTATGGATGAAAATACCATTTTCCCGTGTGGTGGGGGTTTCAATTACCGTGGGTTGAGGGTTAAAGGTCACGGTGGCGCTGATCCGCTGGTGCCGGCGATTCAGGTTTCAAGTAACTGTTATTTCTCCTACGCGTTTATTGCGATTATGAATAAATATCCCGGGAATCCGAGCAAAGGAGTTGACGAATGGAAAAAGATCATGAGCAGTTTCGGGTTGGGAGAATTTTTAAACAATGATATTGCAGTAGGATCCCGGGGAAGAATCCCTAGCGGCGCATTTTATGAAAAAAGAAGTGGCGGAAAAAAGGACTGGAGTTCTGCTTACACCATGAACGGATCAATCTTTAACGGAATGGGACAAGGGGATGTACTTCTCACTCCTTTACAAATGGCAAATGCAACTGCTGCTATCGTAAATAAAGGTTGGTACTACACTCCTCACATCGTAAAATCAATAGACGGGAAACCTAATCCGGATCCACGATTTAAAGTAAAACATAAAACCCTGGTCGATCCCAAACATTTTGCACCTATTATGAAGGGAATGGAAGCCGTAGTCACTGGTGGCACAGCAAGAAGTTTAAAATCAAATGATTTCACCATGCTCGCTAAAACTGGTACTGCACAGGTACCGCAAGGGAAAGACAACTCTATTTTTGTTTTAGCAGCACCTGCGGAAAATCCTAAAATTGTAATTGCAGCGGTAATGGAACACGCTGGTTTTGGAGGAACATGGGCAGGGCCGGCAGCTACTGCAATTGCAGAAAAGTATTTAACCGGAGAGCTTAAGCGCGAACATCTATACAATAAATTGGTCAACGCGAGTTTCATGCCTGAGTATAAAAGACAATGGGTCGTTGACTTGAAAAGGAAAGGCCTTTATAAAGAACCCAACAGAGATTCAATGAGAATTGAATCTATTGAAGACAGCTTAAAGTTTATCAAAAACGATCAGATCAAGGCAAGACTTATTTATAAAAGAGATTCGCTTCGCGCAAGATTAAAAACCCAAACTGTGAAAAAATGA
- a CDS encoding rod shape-determining protein MreD, with protein MISRTLFTDILMIVFLVALQIFVLNRITLFGKYTPVLYPVFIMFYPFFRNKFQFLALSFLLGLSIDAFLYTWGINAFATTVIAYFRTLIFRTSTDTSTDFFSFQSLQWSQYLFFILSSIFLHQLLVQYIEFFKFSRFFEIFVNILATSAISFIFILMYALAFKIKQKV; from the coding sequence ATGATAAGCAGAACACTTTTTACAGATATCCTGATGATCGTTTTTCTGGTGGCATTACAAATTTTTGTATTGAACCGCATTACGCTTTTCGGGAAATACACACCGGTTCTTTATCCTGTGTTTATTATGTTTTACCCGTTTTTCAGGAACAAATTTCAGTTTTTGGCATTGAGTTTCCTTTTAGGGTTAAGCATTGATGCATTTCTTTACACCTGGGGAATCAATGCATTTGCCACGACGGTTATTGCTTATTTCCGTACGTTGATCTTCCGTACTTCAACAGATACGTCGACGGATTTCTTTTCCTTCCAGTCTTTGCAATGGTCGCAGTATCTGTTCTTCATACTGTCGAGTATTTTTCTGCATCAGTTATTGGTTCAGTATATCGAATTTTTCAAATTCAGCCGTTTTTTCGAAATCTTCGTGAATATTTTGGCAACGAGTGCCATTTCTTTTATATTTATACTGATGTACGCGCTGGCCTTTAAAATCAAGCAGAAAGTTTAA
- a CDS encoding C40 family peptidase: MKKRVLYYLVAVSATFSLQSCVTNYVVSTPTTYANQYKSDAKLASIDNKKLETAKSQLLKSFNDEKLAAAKTLEATIKNEEIAKTIRFTKKIDEILTEAESYLGTPYKYGGMTRRGIDCSAFVLSVFGAATGMTLPRVAASQAQEGEKVDKSNLQKGDLVFFSQGRGRISHVGIVENVTEEGDVKFIHAATSKGVMISSLNDSYWGPKYRFAKRIISQDTFNTNFANN, encoded by the coding sequence ATGAAGAAAAGAGTCTTGTATTATTTAGTTGCTGTATCAGCTACATTTTCATTACAATCATGCGTAACCAACTATGTTGTTTCAACCCCAACAACTTACGCAAATCAATACAAATCAGATGCCAAACTTGCATCAATCGATAACAAAAAATTAGAAACCGCAAAATCTCAATTACTTAAGAGTTTTAACGACGAAAAACTCGCAGCAGCAAAAACTTTAGAAGCTACAATTAAGAATGAGGAAATTGCAAAAACCATCAGATTTACAAAGAAAATCGACGAGATTTTAACCGAAGCTGAATCTTACTTAGGTACTCCTTATAAATACGGAGGAATGACCAGAAGGGGAATTGACTGTTCGGCTTTTGTATTATCTGTTTTCGGCGCTGCAACCGGAATGACTTTACCACGAGTAGCAGCATCACAAGCTCAGGAAGGAGAGAAAGTAGATAAAAGCAACCTTCAGAAAGGAGATTTAGTATTCTTTTCACAAGGTAGAGGTAGAATTTCTCACGTAGGTATCGTAGAAAATGTAACAGAAGAGGGAGATGTGAAATTTATCCATGCCGCCACATCAAAAGGGGTAATGATTTCTTCACTTAATGATTCTTACTGGGGACCTAAATACAGGTTTGCCAAGAGAATAATTTCTCAGGATACCTTCAATACAAACTTTGCAAATAATTAA
- the hemA gene encoding glutamyl-tRNA reductase gives MNQDTNIHKTANFAVLSVSFEKADAETRGKFAFFDENIKNFVSEIHDENLGDAFVVSTCNRTEIYTTSQNYLLIAELYCKTIGVSLTEFMQYVNILKHEEALNHLFRVAAGLESQIIGDFEIIGQIKNAYHRFKKVKRNSNPFLERAINSAIQISKRIKNETGISNGAASVSYAAVHYILKNQTQISDKNILLLGVGEIGQNTVENLVKHVYKPKVKIANRTSDKAEKIAEKYKIPHIEFENFQEELAQTDILIVATGAQHPIINKTHFPNGKETLVIDLSIPNNVEKDITDNTNVSLVDVDQLSLHISETMVQRQKEIPKAEEIIREMTKDFLEWEKKRKLAPNIHHFKAVLKNMERNEMHNIHKKHKYVEVTDMQLSDKMIQKITNRFAKYIIDNPWKAEEISKLMHEILVEQPNNEFNEKH, from the coding sequence ATGAATCAGGATACCAACATTCACAAAACCGCCAATTTTGCCGTCCTCAGCGTCAGTTTTGAAAAAGCCGATGCCGAGACCCGTGGAAAATTTGCGTTTTTTGACGAAAACATTAAAAACTTTGTCAGCGAAATTCATGATGAAAATCTGGGTGACGCATTTGTGGTTTCTACCTGCAACCGTACCGAGATTTATACCACATCGCAAAATTACCTCCTGATTGCCGAATTATACTGCAAAACCATCGGTGTAAGCCTTACGGAATTCATGCAGTACGTCAACATCCTGAAACACGAAGAAGCCCTGAACCACCTCTTCAGGGTTGCTGCAGGTTTGGAAAGCCAGATCATCGGTGATTTCGAAATCATTGGACAGATCAAGAACGCTTACCACCGTTTCAAAAAAGTTAAAAGAAATTCTAACCCGTTTCTGGAAAGAGCAATAAATTCTGCCATCCAGATTTCCAAGAGGATTAAAAATGAAACCGGAATCTCTAATGGGGCAGCATCAGTTTCTTATGCTGCGGTACACTATATCCTGAAAAACCAGACCCAAATTTCCGATAAAAATATCCTGCTTTTAGGAGTTGGAGAAATTGGCCAGAATACGGTGGAAAATCTGGTAAAACACGTTTATAAACCGAAAGTCAAAATCGCCAACAGAACCTCAGATAAAGCTGAGAAGATTGCTGAAAAATATAAGATTCCCCATATAGAGTTCGAGAATTTTCAGGAAGAACTTGCGCAAACTGACATTTTGATTGTTGCAACAGGAGCTCAGCATCCGATTATCAATAAAACTCATTTCCCAAACGGAAAAGAAACTTTAGTAATCGACCTTTCCATTCCGAATAATGTTGAAAAAGACATTACCGATAATACCAACGTAAGTTTGGTGGATGTCGACCAGCTATCTCTACACATCAGTGAAACGATGGTACAGCGGCAGAAAGAGATTCCGAAAGCCGAAGAAATCATCAGAGAAATGACGAAAGACTTTCTCGAGTGGGAAAAAAAGAGAAAGTTAGCACCCAATATTCATCATTTTAAAGCCGTTCTGAAAAATATGGAACGTAACGAAATGCACAATATCCACAAAAAACATAAATATGTGGAAGTGACAGATATGCAGCTTTCGGATAAAATGATCCAGAAAATTACCAACAGGTTTGCCAAATACATCATCGATAATCCCTGGAAAGCAGAGGAAATCAGCAAACTGATGCACGAGATTTTAGTCGAACAGCCCAATAATGAATTCAATGAGAAGCATTAA
- a CDS encoding GNAT family N-acetyltransferase, producing the protein MIDNIETERLFLKPVSVDDASFIYELYNSPRFIEFIGDRNIRNTDAARDYIMNRFLPQIERLGYGNYVIVRKDDGQKIGSVGIFEREGLDVHDIGFSFLPEFEGKGYGFEAASALIKVALKEFCLKKLSAITTDANISSQKLIEKLGLKFQKTVRLPDDDEELRYYEMEIN; encoded by the coding sequence GTGATAGATAATATTGAAACAGAACGCCTCTTTCTAAAACCGGTTTCGGTTGATGATGCATCGTTTATTTACGAATTATATAACTCGCCGCGATTTATTGAGTTTATTGGAGACAGAAACATTCGTAATACGGATGCTGCACGGGATTATATTATGAACAGGTTTCTTCCTCAAATTGAAAGATTGGGTTACGGGAATTATGTTATTGTGCGTAAAGATGACGGGCAAAAAATTGGGAGCGTTGGCATTTTCGAACGTGAAGGACTTGATGTACACGATATCGGATTCTCTTTCCTTCCTGAATTTGAAGGTAAAGGTTACGGATTTGAAGCCGCATCTGCTTTAATTAAAGTTGCTTTGAAAGAATTTTGCTTGAAAAAACTCTCCGCAATCACTACAGACGCTAACATATCATCCCAAAAACTGATTGAGAAGCTGGGACTAAAATTCCAGAAAACCGTTCGGTTACCTGATGATGACGAGGAGTTGAGGTATTATGAAATGGAAATCAACTAA
- the hemE gene encoding uroporphyrinogen decarboxylase, with product MIKNDLYLKALRGETVERPPVWMMRQAGRFLPEFRALRDQYDFFTRCRTPELAAEITMMPIRRYPLDAAILFSDILVVPQAMGIDFEMKEGVGPWLENPIRTLEDVQNVIVPDVNDTLGYVFDAIELTLQKLHNDIPLIGFAGSPWTILCYCVEGKGSKAFEIAKTFCFQNPEAAHLLLQKITDTTIAYLKRKVEKGVSAVQVFDSWGGMLSPYDYEEFSWKYINQIVEALSPLTHVVVFGKGCWFALEDMTMSKVSALGVDWTIKPEFARVLTNHTMTLQGNFDPTRLHSSPETIRKMVHEMINRFGKDRYIVNLGHGILPNIPLENAEAFIRAVVDWKPN from the coding sequence ATGATTAAGAATGACCTATATTTAAAAGCATTAAGAGGAGAAACCGTTGAAAGACCACCAGTTTGGATGATGAGACAGGCCGGAAGATTTCTGCCGGAATTCCGCGCGCTTCGTGATCAGTACGATTTCTTCACCCGATGCCGTACGCCAGAACTCGCAGCCGAAATCACCATGATGCCCATCCGCAGATATCCGCTGGATGCCGCGATACTTTTTTCAGATATTTTAGTTGTTCCACAGGCAATGGGCATTGATTTCGAAATGAAAGAAGGTGTTGGACCATGGCTGGAAAACCCCATCCGAACCTTGGAAGATGTTCAGAATGTTATAGTTCCTGATGTTAATGATACTTTAGGTTACGTTTTCGATGCGATCGAATTGACGCTGCAGAAATTGCATAACGATATTCCGCTCATCGGTTTCGCCGGATCGCCGTGGACAATTCTATGCTACTGTGTTGAAGGGAAAGGTTCTAAAGCTTTCGAAATCGCAAAAACCTTCTGTTTCCAGAATCCTGAAGCGGCCCATTTACTGTTGCAAAAAATTACCGACACTACGATTGCTTATCTGAAAAGAAAAGTTGAAAAAGGCGTCTCTGCCGTTCAAGTGTTCGATTCCTGGGGCGGAATGTTATCACCTTACGATTACGAGGAGTTTTCCTGGAAATATATCAACCAGATTGTAGAAGCTTTGAGTCCGTTAACCCATGTGGTTGTTTTCGGGAAAGGCTGTTGGTTCGCACTGGAGGACATGACAATGTCTAAAGTTTCTGCACTTGGAGTAGACTGGACCATCAAACCGGAATTCGCCAGAGTTCTAACCAATCACACCATGACTTTACAGGGGAATTTTGATCCCACAAGACTACATTCTTCTCCTGAAACTATCCGTAAAATGGTTCACGAAATGATTAACCGTTTCGGCAAAGACCGTTATATCGTCAATCTGGGTCACGGGATTTTACCAAATATTCCTCTGGAAAATGCTGAAGCGTTTATCCGCGCAGTTGTTGACTGGAAACCGAATTAA
- a CDS encoding rod shape-determining protein: MGLFDMFTQDIAIDLGTANTLIIHNNKIVIDQPSIVAIERSSGKPIAVGEKAKHMQGKTHEDIKTIRPLKDGVIADFHASEHMIKEFIKQIPGIKGKLFQPTLKIVICIPSGITEVEKRAVRDSAQKVNAKEVRLIYEPMAAAIGVGIDVQKPEGNMIIDIGGGTTEIAVVALGGIVCDKSVKIAGDVFTNDIAYYLRTHHNLYIGERTAERVKIEVGSAVEELDVDIEDIPVQGRDLITGKPKEIMVNYKEIARALDKSIIRIEDAVMETLSLTPPELAADIYKTGIYLAGGGALLRGLADRLHKKTGLPVFVAEDPLRAVVRGTGIALKNMDKFNFLIK, encoded by the coding sequence ATGGGTTTATTTGATATGTTCACGCAGGATATTGCGATTGACTTGGGAACTGCGAACACACTAATTATACATAATAATAAAATTGTCATAGATCAACCTTCGATAGTTGCCATAGAACGGTCCAGCGGAAAACCAATCGCTGTTGGTGAAAAGGCAAAACATATGCAGGGGAAAACCCACGAAGACATTAAAACCATCAGACCACTGAAAGACGGCGTAATTGCTGATTTTCATGCTTCTGAACACATGATCAAAGAGTTTATCAAACAGATTCCTGGAATAAAAGGAAAACTTTTTCAGCCCACTCTAAAAATTGTAATCTGTATTCCTTCAGGCATTACTGAAGTTGAAAAAAGAGCAGTAAGAGATTCTGCACAGAAAGTTAATGCAAAAGAAGTACGCTTAATCTACGAACCAATGGCTGCGGCAATTGGAGTTGGAATTGATGTTCAGAAACCAGAGGGTAACATGATTATCGATATAGGAGGCGGAACCACAGAGATCGCTGTAGTAGCTTTGGGAGGAATTGTATGTGACAAATCCGTAAAAATTGCCGGTGATGTTTTCACCAATGATATTGCGTATTATTTAAGAACACACCATAATCTTTACATCGGTGAAAGAACTGCTGAGAGAGTTAAGATCGAAGTTGGTTCAGCCGTAGAGGAACTTGATGTTGATATTGAGGATATTCCGGTTCAGGGACGTGATTTAATTACAGGTAAGCCAAAAGAAATTATGGTAAACTATAAGGAAATCGCCCGTGCATTAGACAAATCGATCATCAGAATTGAAGATGCGGTAATGGAAACACTTTCCCTTACTCCGCCGGAACTTGCTGCTGATATCTATAAAACAGGAATTTATCTTGCCGGTGGCGGCGCATTGCTTAGAGGACTTGCAGACAGGCTTCACAAGAAAACCGGATTGCCGGTTTTCGTTGCGGAAGATCCCCTGAGAGCTGTAGTTCGCGGTACAGGTATCGCCCTTAAAAACATGGATAAATTCAACTTCCTGATTAAATAA
- a CDS encoding uroporphyrinogen-III synthase → MISKKLGSHFSYDFVDVIRINPLTVEPFDLKNKSLIFTSVNAVQSFFENGFNPDEDFTSKKYNKIYTVGITTKRELRKFGYGTFKVTKHAKELSEFIIDSSSKEKFLHFCGNLALDVLNKTLPLQNISYKKIPVYETQLLYPEITADYDAVCFFSPSGVRSFAKFNSFEDKKIFSIGETTEKEIKKFTKNQVFTSKESNLDDLLNVIAKHSMK, encoded by the coding sequence ATGATTTCCAAAAAATTAGGGAGTCATTTTTCTTATGATTTCGTGGATGTGATCAGGATAAATCCGTTAACTGTTGAACCTTTTGATTTGAAAAACAAGTCATTGATTTTTACAAGTGTAAATGCGGTTCAGAGCTTTTTCGAAAACGGTTTTAATCCCGATGAAGACTTCACAAGCAAGAAATACAATAAAATTTACACCGTAGGAATTACCACAAAAAGGGAGTTACGGAAATTCGGTTACGGAACATTTAAAGTGACCAAACACGCCAAGGAACTTTCCGAATTCATTATCGACAGCAGTTCAAAAGAAAAATTTCTGCATTTCTGTGGAAACCTTGCACTCGATGTACTGAATAAAACCTTGCCGCTGCAGAATATTTCTTATAAAAAAATTCCCGTTTACGAAACCCAGCTTCTCTATCCCGAGATTACAGCAGACTATGATGCGGTGTGTTTTTTTAGTCCGAGCGGAGTTCGTAGTTTTGCGAAATTCAATTCCTTTGAGGACAAGAAGATTTTTTCTATCGGTGAAACAACCGAAAAAGAAATTAAAAAGTTCACCAAAAACCAAGTATTCACCAGTAAAGAAAGCAATCTTGATGATTTATTGAATGTTATTGCGAAACACAGCATGAAATAA
- the hemC gene encoding hydroxymethylbilane synthase gives MRSIKIGTRNSPLAMWQAREVARNLQNLNYTTDIIPVLATGDKNLTQPLYTLGITGIFTKDLDIALLNNEVDIAVHSLKDIPTELPENIEIIAVLERDYPQDVLVRKKDAETLELHDLKIATSSLRRRAFWLKEFPDTQFSDIRGNVQTRLNKLEELDFDATMFSLAAIERMRLNVDYEYLPIMISAPAQGVVAVCSRRDDAEIKEIFKDINHKPTQICIEIERNFLNTLEGGCTAPIGAFAEINDKNEVRFIGRLCSLDGKNCIETDEIFEWNEHENFGKMLAQKVLENGGRELMNQIKREI, from the coding sequence ATGAGAAGCATTAAAATAGGAACCAGAAATTCGCCGCTCGCAATGTGGCAGGCGCGGGAAGTGGCAAGAAATCTTCAGAATCTGAATTATACTACAGACATCATTCCGGTACTTGCAACGGGTGATAAAAATCTTACCCAACCATTATACACACTGGGAATTACCGGTATTTTTACTAAAGATTTAGATATTGCACTTCTTAATAATGAAGTTGATATTGCAGTGCATTCGCTGAAAGATATTCCTACTGAACTACCGGAAAATATAGAAATTATCGCAGTTTTAGAACGCGATTATCCACAGGATGTCTTGGTGAGAAAGAAAGATGCGGAAACTTTAGAACTTCATGACCTGAAAATTGCTACAAGCAGCCTTCGCCGGCGCGCTTTCTGGCTTAAGGAATTTCCGGACACCCAGTTTTCAGATATACGAGGTAATGTACAGACCAGGTTAAACAAACTTGAAGAACTCGATTTTGATGCTACAATGTTTTCGCTTGCCGCAATCGAAAGAATGCGTTTGAATGTTGATTATGAGTATCTTCCGATCATGATTTCAGCGCCGGCACAAGGTGTTGTTGCCGTGTGCTCAAGACGTGATGACGCAGAGATTAAAGAAATCTTCAAGGATATTAACCACAAACCCACACAGATTTGTATTGAAATTGAAAGAAATTTCCTGAATACTTTAGAAGGTGGGTGTACCGCTCCCATCGGCGCTTTCGCTGAAATCAATGACAAAAACGAAGTGAGATTTATCGGAAGATTATGTTCTCTGGACGGAAAAAACTGTATCGAAACAGATGAGATTTTCGAATGGAATGAACATGAAAATTTCGGAAAAATGTTGGCGCAGAAAGTTCTTGAAAACGGTGGACGCGAGTTAATGAATCAGATTAAGCGCGAGATTTAG
- the mreC gene encoding rod shape-determining protein MreC yields the protein MGFLLRLFSKNGLFVFFVFLQLIALVLIFSRNSMQQSWIAGQTAAFNSQVSGYIDEGASYLKLKQINEQLVAQNKLLMEEVYGKNSGVPVFRKVHDTIGGGQIYTFVDGEIVFNSINRKDNYFTINRGKRDGVHPQMGVMAPKGIAGIVINVTDSYALVQSVLSLNKIKINASLKKSGYFGTLTWRGDDSRIMHLADVPKYVPLQIGDTVVTDGKSAIFPQGIMIGKVSGYEVDSKTGFWDISVELNEKMGNLSKIYVVKNLKKAEVQKIQDTLQATIKREK from the coding sequence ATGGGATTTCTGCTGCGATTATTTTCGAAGAACGGCCTGTTCGTCTTCTTTGTATTTCTGCAGCTTATTGCTTTGGTATTGATTTTCAGCAGAAATTCAATGCAGCAGTCGTGGATTGCAGGTCAAACGGCTGCCTTTAATTCTCAGGTTTCTGGGTATATTGACGAAGGCGCCTCTTATCTGAAACTGAAGCAAATCAACGAACAGTTGGTCGCCCAGAACAAATTACTGATGGAAGAGGTGTACGGTAAGAATTCCGGGGTTCCGGTTTTCAGAAAAGTTCATGATACCATTGGCGGAGGACAGATCTACACTTTTGTCGACGGCGAGATTGTGTTCAACAGTATCAACCGGAAGGATAATTATTTCACCATCAACCGCGGAAAGAGAGATGGTGTTCATCCTCAGATGGGCGTAATGGCTCCGAAAGGTATTGCCGGAATTGTGATTAACGTTACAGATTCTTATGCTTTGGTACAATCGGTACTGAGTTTAAATAAAATCAAGATTAATGCGTCGCTGAAAAAATCCGGTTATTTCGGGACATTAACCTGGCGCGGCGATGATTCGCGAATCATGCATTTAGCTGATGTTCCCAAATATGTTCCGCTGCAAATTGGAGATACGGTTGTAACCGACGGTAAATCGGCGATATTTCCACAGGGAATTATGATTGGTAAAGTATCCGGATATGAAGTCGACAGTAAAACAGGCTTCTGGGATATTTCTGTGGAATTGAACGAAAAAATGGGGAACCTCAGCAAGATTTACGTGGTGAAAAACCTTAAGAAAGCGGAAGTTCAGAAAATTCAGGATACCTTACAGGCCACCATAAAAAGAGAGAAATGA